The proteins below are encoded in one region of Triticum aestivum cultivar Chinese Spring chromosome 1B, IWGSC CS RefSeq v2.1, whole genome shotgun sequence:
- the LOC123087424 gene encoding AP-3 complex subunit beta-2-like, whose amino-acid sequence MASPQSSYGSSEEDASSDGSDHQVVEKQPLREESEEETGGNEESEEEEEEEEGAGDNVVPDDNNIHQSPLQGDTVPDSESPPRSQPKRKAVDAEPVEPKRMRSAEAPQPRMQPEATEVALIQPEIAEHALTKSDAEKLFQVKIDFYWHLGQEVLALEEKHPGLFKSPFLKLPDEKARILNAKLQKQHIAKLKALLRLADIRKEVTNSLINCLD is encoded by the coding sequence ATGGCCTCCCCGCAATCCTCCTACGGCTCATCCGAGGAAGACGCCTCCTCCGATGGTTCTGACCACCAAGTTGTGGAGAAGCAGCCTCTAAGAGAAGAATCGGAGGAGGAGACTGGGGGCAATGAAgaatcggaggaggaggaggaggaggaggagggggcgggggacAATGTGGTGCCGGACGATAATAACATCCACCAGTCGCCACTGCAAGGCGACACGGTCCCAGATTCCGAGTCGCCGCCCAGGTCCCAACCCAAGAGGAAGGCCGTGGATGCAGAACCTGTCGAGCCCAAGAGGATGAGGTCGGCCGAGGCGCCGCAGCCTAGGATGCAACCTGAGGCCACTGAAGTTGCTCTGATTCAACCTGAGATCGCTGAACATGCTCTGACTAAGAGCGATGCGGAGAAGCTATTCCAAGTTAAGATCGATTTTTATTGGCACCTTGGGCAAGAGGTGTTGGCCCTAGAGGAGAAACATCCTGGGTTGTTCAAGTCTCCGTTCCTGAAGCTTCCTGACGAGAAGGCCAGGATACTCAATGCCAAACTTCAGAAGCAACACATTGCAAAATTAAAGGCTTTGTTACGGCTGGCTGATATCAGAAAGGAGGTGACGAACTCCCTCATCAATTGTCTCGACTGA